The Euphorbia lathyris chromosome 8, ddEupLath1.1, whole genome shotgun sequence genome has a window encoding:
- the LOC136203223 gene encoding beta-glucosidase 44-like isoform X1 → MLKMRGARFILTLLIFVVCVASTVAATETRRGKRKVKVDTGGLSRESFPEGFVFGTATSAYQVEGMADKDGRGPSIWDEFVKTPGVIANNDTGEVAVDQYHRYKEDVNIMRRMNFDAYRFSISWSRIFPNGTGEVNWKGVAYYNRLINYMLHRGITPYANLYHYDLPLALEKKYLGLLNRQVVEDFANYADFCFKTFGDRVKNWMTFNEPRVIAALGYDDGIFAPARCSNGNCTAGNSTTEPYIVAHNLILSHAAAVQRYREKYQDIQKGRIGILLDFVWCEPLTRGKADNYAAQRGRDFQVGWFIHPIVYGEYPRTMQDIVGERLPKFTKEEVKMVKGSIDFVGINQYTSNYMFNPQGEFNPLGGYQEDWHAGFAFAKNGVPIGPKANSYWLYDVPWGLYKTLMYIKERYGNPTVILSENGMDDAGNVTLSQGLHDMTRIDYYRSYLKQLKKAVDDGANATGYFAWSLVDNFEWRSGYTSRFGIVYIDRSNLNRYPKMSAYWFKQLLERKKH, encoded by the exons ATGTTGAAGATGAGAGGAGCAAGATTCATACTGACATTGTTAATATTTGTGGTTTGTGTAGCGAGTACAGTGGCGGCGACTGAAACACGGAGAGGGAAGAGGAAAGTAAAGGTAGACACCGGAGGTCTGAGCAGAGAGAGCTTTCCGGAGGGATTTGTGTTCGGAACGGCGACTTCTGCTTATCAAGTTGAAGGAATGGCCGATAAGGATGGTCGAGGGCCTAGTATTTGGGATGAATTTGTTAAAACTCCTg GAGTAATAGCCAATAATGATACCGGCGAGGTAGCTGTGGACCAGTATCATCGTTACAAA GAAGATGTAAACATAATGCGCAGAATGAACTTTGATGCATACAGGTTTTCAATTTCATGGTCCAGAATTTTCCCAa ATGGAACTGGGGAAGTGAATTGGAAGGGTGTTGCCTATTACAATAGGTTGATCAATTACATGCTTCACAGAG GCATTACTCCATATGCAAACCTTTATCACTATGATCTACCTCTTGCACTTGAGAAGAAGTACTTAGGACTCTTGAATCGCCAAGTTGT GGAAGACTTTGCAAATTATGCTGATTTTTGTTTCAAAACGTTCGGAGATCGAGTCAAGAACTGGATGACATTTAACGAACCTAGAGTAATTGCTGCTCTTGGGTATGATGATGGCATATTTGCTCCTGCTAGATGTTCAAATGGAAATTGTACAGCAGGGAATTCTACAACTGAACCTTATATTGTTGCTCACAATTTAATCTTATCTCATGCTGCTGCAGTTCAGAGATACCGCGAGAAATATCAA GACATCCAAAAGGGAAGAATTGGAATTCTGTTAGATTTTGTTTGGTGTGAACCACTTACTAGAGGAAAAGCTGATAATTATGCAGCTCAAAGAGGAAGAGACTTTCAAGTTGGATG GTTCATTCATCCCATAGTGTATGGTGAATATCCAAGAACAATGCAAGATATTGTTGGAGAAAGGCTACCCAAGTTCACAAAAGAAGAGGTTAAAATGGTGAAAGGCTCCATTGATTTTGTGGGTATCAATCAATACACCAGTAACTACATGTTCAACCCTCAAGGAGAATTTAATCCTTTGGGGGGCTACCAAGAAGATTGGCATGCTGGATTTGCAT TTGCTAAGAACGGAGTCCCAATCGGTCCAAAG GCAAATTCATACTGGCTTTATGATGTACCATGGGGGTTGTACAAGACTTTGATGTATATAAAAGAACGCTACGGAAACCCTACAGTGATTCTATCTGAAAATGGCATGGATGATGCTGGTAATGTGACTCTATCTCAAGGATTGCACGATATGACTCGGATTGACTACTACAGAAGCTATTTGAAACAACTGAAGAAAGCAGTTGATGATGGAGCTAATGCAACTGGGTACTTTGCTTGGTCGTTAGTCGACAACTTCGAATGGAGATCAGGCTACACTTCTAGGTTTGGTATAGTCTATATCGACCGCTCTAACCTCAATAGATACCCTAAAATGTCTGCCTACTGGTTCAAGCAACTACTCGAGCGCAAGAAACATTAG
- the LOC136203223 gene encoding beta-glucosidase 44-like isoform X2 → MHTDGTGEVNWKGVAYYNRLINYMLHRGITPYANLYHYDLPLALEKKYLGLLNRQVVEDFANYADFCFKTFGDRVKNWMTFNEPRVIAALGYDDGIFAPARCSNGNCTAGNSTTEPYIVAHNLILSHAAAVQRYREKYQDIQKGRIGILLDFVWCEPLTRGKADNYAAQRGRDFQVGWFIHPIVYGEYPRTMQDIVGERLPKFTKEEVKMVKGSIDFVGINQYTSNYMFNPQGEFNPLGGYQEDWHAGFAFAKNGVPIGPKANSYWLYDVPWGLYKTLMYIKERYGNPTVILSENGMDDAGNVTLSQGLHDMTRIDYYRSYLKQLKKAVDDGANATGYFAWSLVDNFEWRSGYTSRFGIVYIDRSNLNRYPKMSAYWFKQLLERKKH, encoded by the exons ATGCATACAG ATGGAACTGGGGAAGTGAATTGGAAGGGTGTTGCCTATTACAATAGGTTGATCAATTACATGCTTCACAGAG GCATTACTCCATATGCAAACCTTTATCACTATGATCTACCTCTTGCACTTGAGAAGAAGTACTTAGGACTCTTGAATCGCCAAGTTGT GGAAGACTTTGCAAATTATGCTGATTTTTGTTTCAAAACGTTCGGAGATCGAGTCAAGAACTGGATGACATTTAACGAACCTAGAGTAATTGCTGCTCTTGGGTATGATGATGGCATATTTGCTCCTGCTAGATGTTCAAATGGAAATTGTACAGCAGGGAATTCTACAACTGAACCTTATATTGTTGCTCACAATTTAATCTTATCTCATGCTGCTGCAGTTCAGAGATACCGCGAGAAATATCAA GACATCCAAAAGGGAAGAATTGGAATTCTGTTAGATTTTGTTTGGTGTGAACCACTTACTAGAGGAAAAGCTGATAATTATGCAGCTCAAAGAGGAAGAGACTTTCAAGTTGGATG GTTCATTCATCCCATAGTGTATGGTGAATATCCAAGAACAATGCAAGATATTGTTGGAGAAAGGCTACCCAAGTTCACAAAAGAAGAGGTTAAAATGGTGAAAGGCTCCATTGATTTTGTGGGTATCAATCAATACACCAGTAACTACATGTTCAACCCTCAAGGAGAATTTAATCCTTTGGGGGGCTACCAAGAAGATTGGCATGCTGGATTTGCAT TTGCTAAGAACGGAGTCCCAATCGGTCCAAAG GCAAATTCATACTGGCTTTATGATGTACCATGGGGGTTGTACAAGACTTTGATGTATATAAAAGAACGCTACGGAAACCCTACAGTGATTCTATCTGAAAATGGCATGGATGATGCTGGTAATGTGACTCTATCTCAAGGATTGCACGATATGACTCGGATTGACTACTACAGAAGCTATTTGAAACAACTGAAGAAAGCAGTTGATGATGGAGCTAATGCAACTGGGTACTTTGCTTGGTCGTTAGTCGACAACTTCGAATGGAGATCAGGCTACACTTCTAGGTTTGGTATAGTCTATATCGACCGCTCTAACCTCAATAGATACCCTAAAATGTCTGCCTACTGGTTCAAGCAACTACTCGAGCGCAAGAAACATTAG
- the LOC136203222 gene encoding histone-lysine N-methyltransferase, H3 lysine-9 specific SUVH4-like codes for MEKTNAKSSPVVSSCTRVSSRLQANKQRAEKEELVRKRLKLLDENSDGRGKKRNGVCGNEDVEMVEKKKNPAEILGSNEEEKTGGEVVVANPGSGGGGDEVVKSASARAKETLRLFNKHYLHFVQEEETRCAKEEIDEKASKKPKSKKEKSADEEIDAKKKSRRPDLKAVKRMMETNSIMYPEKIIGDLPGINVGHQFYSRAEMVAIGFHSHWLNGIDFMGMSYKNQYPNHTLPLAVAIVLSGMYEDDKDNAEEVVYTGQGGHDLNGNKRQIKDQVMKLGNLGLKNCVEQSVPVRVIRGHKSASSYTRKVYTYDGLYNVVQYWTEKGISGFTVFKFRLRRVDGQPTLTTNQVQFINGRVPQSVSEIRGLVCEDLSNGEEKFPIPATNLVDDPPVPPPPGFTYCSSLQIAENIKLPAAATGCNCKGNCVDPRKCSCAKLNGSDFPYVHKDGGRLIEAKAIVFECGPNCGCGPDCVNRTSQRGIKYRLEVFRTPKKGWAVRSWDFIPSGAPICEYIGVLRRTDDMDNVAENNYIFEIDCLQTMKGIGGRERRLGIVSVEDNMDGADDPSSENAPEFCIDAGSTGNIARFINHSCEPNLFVQCVLSSHQDLRLARVMLFAADNIPPLQELTYDYGYILDSVRGPDGKIKQMACFCGAADCRKRLF; via the coding sequence ATGGAGAAGACGAACGCCAAGAGCTCACCTGTTGTATCTTCCTGCACGAGGGTGAGTTCGAGGTTACAGGCGAATAAACAGAGAGCTGAGAAGGAGGAATTAGTCAGGAAGAGACTCAAGTTGTTAGACGAGAACAGCGACGGCCGGGGTAAGAAAAGAAACGGTGTCTGCGGAAATGAAGATGTTGAAATggtggagaagaagaagaatccaGCTGAAATTTTGGGGTCAAACGAAGAAGAGAAGACTGGAGGTGAAGTCGTGGTCGCAAATCCTGGCAGCGGCGGCGGCGGAGATGAAGTGGTGAAGAGCGCGTCTGCTAGGGCTAAGGAGACTTTGAGACTGTTCAACAAGCATTACTTGCATTTTGTTCAGGAGGAGGAGACTAGATGCGCGAAGGAAGAGATTGATGAAAAAGCTTCGAAAAAGCCAAAATCGAAGAAAGAGAAATCTGCAGATGAAGAGATTGATGCTAAGAAAAAGTCTAGGCGTCCTGATTTAAAGGCAGTTAAGAGGATGATGGAGACGAATTCGATAATGTACCCTGAGAAAATAATTGGTGATCTTCCAGGTATTAATGTTGGACACCAGTTCTATTCTAGGGCTGAAATGGTAGCTATTGGTTTCCATAGCCATTGGCTGAATGGAATTGATTTTATGGGTATGAGTTATAAAAATCAGTATCCGAATCATACATTGCCTCTTGCTGTAGCTATTGTTTTATCAGGGATGTATGAAGATGATAAAGATAACGCTGAAGAAGTTGTTTATACCGGCCAAGGCGGACACGATTTGAATGGAAACAAACGTCAGATAAAAGATCAAGTGATGAAGCTTGGTAATTTGGGACTCAAGAACTGTGTGGAGCAATCTGTTCCGGTTAGAGTTATTCGCGGACACAAATCCGCGAGCAGCTATACTCGAAAAGTCTATACGTATGATGGGTTGTATAATGTGGTTCAGTATTGGACCGAAAAGGGGATATCAGGGTTCACTGTGTTTAAGTTTCGCTTGAGGCGTGTAGATGGACAGCCAACACTAACAACAAACCAGGTCCAGTTTATTAACGGACGCGTTCCTCAGTCAGTTTCGGAGATTAGAGGGTTGGTGTGCGAGGATTTAAGCAATGGTGAAGAGAAGTTCCCAATTCCGGCTACAAATTTGGTTGATGATCCGCCTGTTCCTCCTCCACCGGGTTTTACTTACTGTAGTTCTCTTCAAATTGCAGAGAATATTAAGCTCCCTGCTGCTGCCACGGGATGCAATTGCAAAGGCAATTGTGTAGATCCTCGTAAATGTTCTTGTGCAAAGCTTAACGGATCAGATTTTCCATATGTGCACAAGGATGGCGGAAGGCTTATTGAGGCCAAAGCTATTGTCTTTGAATGTGGTCCTAATTGTGGCTGTGGACCTGATTGTGTAAACCGAACGTCTCAGAGAGGAATCAAGTATCGGCTGGAGGTTTTCCGCACTCCGAAAAAGGGTTGGGCTGTAAGATCATGGGACTTTATACCATCCGGTGCTCCGATTTGTGAGTATATTGGGGTTCTAAGGAGAACAGACGACATGGACAATGTAGctgaaaataattatatttttgagaTTGACTGCCTGCAGACAATGAAGGGAATCGGTGGAAGAGAGAGGCGGCTTGGAATTGTATCCGTAGAAGATAACATGGATGGAGCAGATGATCCAAGTTCCGAAAATGCACCTGAATTCTGCATTGATGCAGGTTCAACTGGAAATATTGCTAGGTTCATTAATCATAGCTGTGAGCCCAATCTGTTTGTTCAGTGTGTTTTGAGCTCGCACCAGGATCTCAGACTTGCTCGAGTAATGTTGTTTGCAGCTGACAACATACCACCGTTGCAGGAGCTTACGTACGACTATGGCTATATCCTCGATAGCGTTCGTGGTCCGGACGGGAAAATTAAACAGATGGCATGCTTCTGTGGTGCAGCTGATTGCAGGAAGCGCTTATTCTAG